GGTGGAAAGTTAGGAGGAAATTTGCATACCATTGTTTGCGTAAAACAGGTGCCGGAAATCGCGGGCATAAAAGTTTCCCCCGACGGAAGCGGCGTCGTTCCCCCTCCCGGAGCGGGGATGGTCAACCCGTTCGATGTCTACGCCGTTGAAGAGGGAATTCGCATCAAGGAAAAAACTTCCGGCAAACTCTCCGTAGTCACTTCCGGCGGCCCTGCCGCGGAGGGGGCTTTGCGCGAAGCTTTGGCTCTCGGCGCCGACGAGGCGTATCTGCTCTCCGACCCGTTGTTTGCCACCGCCGATCCCTTGCATACGGCTCTCATTCTTTCGGCCGGCATCAAAAAAATAGGCGCCTTTGATTTGGTGCTCTGCGGCAAGCAGGCCGTGGATGACGACAGTTCCGCCGTTCCCGCCGCCCTGGCCGCTTACCTTGAACTGCCGCAGGTGATTTTCGTGAAAAAATTCGAGCAGTTGGAACCGGGAAAAGCGAAAGTTTTCCGGATGGCGGATGACGGCTACGAAGTGATCGAAACGCCCCTGCCCGCGGTGGTGGGGGTGGTGAAAGAAATAAACGAGCCGCGGCTCCCCTCGCTCAAGGGAAAAATGCGGGCCAAATCGGCCAAAATCACCACCTGGAGCGCCGCCGATTTGGGGCTGGACGCTTCGGCTCTGAACCCCGCCAATTTCGGCTACAAAGTGGAACAGTTTTCCCCGCCGTCGCCCCGTCCCAAAGGGGAGATGCTCTCCGGCACGCCGGAGGAAATCGCCGAAAAGCTTTTCCAAAAACTGCGCGAAGCGCAGGTGATTTGAATCGGGTTGTTGGCAAGCAGAGCGGGGACGGTTCAAGCTGCTCCTCTTTGCTGCTTTGGCGCTGCGATATTCCTTTGCTTCCCAAAAACCGCTGATGTATTTTCCAACCCGTGGATAGACCCACCGTAACGATCCACCCGCAGGCCGCCGGCCGGGCGCGCAAATTCTTCTTTCTGCTCGTGGCCCTCGGCATGGCCTTCATGATTTCCATTGTCCTCTTCGACAAAATCTTCATGCCCGCGGCCGTGCGCCACGACGACGACCGGCTGGTCCCCTCCGTGGTCGGTTTTTCGGTCGATTCGGCCGGCGCCGTTCTGCAGTCGGTCGATTTGGGGATCGCCGTGGTCGGCGAGGAATTCTCTTCGGCCTATCCGGCCGGCATCATCATCTCCCAGCTTCCGCCGCCGGGGATGCGGGTGCGGGAGGGGCGCTTGATAAAGGTCTCCGTCTCCAAGGGGAACCAGCGTCTGGTCGTTCCCAACGTGGTCGGCATGGGGCGGCGGCAGGCAGAGCTTCTGCTTTTGGATTACGGCCTCTACGTCGGCGAAATCGTGGAGGTGGATACCTCCGGCGTGGAAAAGGGGATGGTTCTGGCCAGTTTTCCCTCTCCCGGGGCCGGGGTTGCCCCGCAGAGCCGGGTCACTTTGACCATCGCCGCCGGCGGGGTGGAGCCGGATTCCACCTGGGTGCCGAACTTGGTGGGGCGCAGCTTGGAAGAGGCCAAAAAGCGGATTGCCGCCTCCGGCTTGGAATTGAAGGACTTGGACTACGAAGACAACGAGCTGGTGCTCCCCGGAACGGTTTTGAAGCAGGAGCCGCCCGGCGGGCTGGCCGTGCGCCGCGGCGAAAAAGTCAAGCTTTGGGTGGCCCGCTCGGAGTGAGAATGGCCGCCAAGTCACCGCTCATCTCCGCTTCGATTATCGCCGCCGGTTTTCATCAACTGGAAAAAGAAATTTCCCGCGTCACGGCCGCCGGGGCGGACTGGCTGCATGTGGACGTGATGGACGGGCATTTCGTTCCCAATCTCACCTTCGGCCCTATGATTACGGCCGCCTTGAACAAGCTCTGGAAGAAAACCTTGGACGTGCATTTGATGATTTCCAACCCGGAAAAATATCTGGAAGCGTACCGCAAATCCGGCGCGGATATCATCTCCATCCACTACGAAGTCATCGGTCCCTCCCCCACGCTATTGGATGAAATCCGCCGTTTGGGGGCCAAGGCCGGGCTGGCCATCAATCCCTCCACCCCCTTGGACGTGGTCGACTCGCTGCTCGGCCATTTCGATTTGCTTTTGATAATGTCGGTCGTTCCCGGGTTTGCCGGGCAAAAGTTCATCCCGGAGGTCTCGGCCAAAATCAAGGAAGCTGCCGCAATGAA
The Verrucomicrobiia bacterium DNA segment above includes these coding regions:
- a CDS encoding electron transfer flavoprotein subunit beta/FixA family protein — its product is MHTIVCVKQVPEIAGIKVSPDGSGVVPPPGAGMVNPFDVYAVEEGIRIKEKTSGKLSVVTSGGPAAEGALREALALGADEAYLLSDPLFATADPLHTALILSAGIKKIGAFDLVLCGKQAVDDDSSAVPAALAAYLELPQVIFVKKFEQLEPGKAKVFRMADDGYEVIETPLPAVVGVVKEINEPRLPSLKGKMRAKSAKITTWSAADLGLDASALNPANFGYKVEQFSPPSPRPKGEMLSGTPEEIAEKLFQKLREAQVI
- a CDS encoding PASTA domain-containing protein; translation: MDRPTVTIHPQAAGRARKFFFLLVALGMAFMISIVLFDKIFMPAAVRHDDDRLVPSVVGFSVDSAGAVLQSVDLGIAVVGEEFSSAYPAGIIISQLPPPGMRVREGRLIKVSVSKGNQRLVVPNVVGMGRRQAELLLLDYGLYVGEIVEVDTSGVEKGMVLASFPSPGAGVAPQSRVTLTIAAGGVEPDSTWVPNLVGRSLEEAKKRIAASGLELKDLDYEDNELVLPGTVLKQEPPGGLAVRRGEKVKLWVARSE
- the rpe gene encoding ribulose-phosphate 3-epimerase, whose product is MAAKSPLISASIIAAGFHQLEKEISRVTAAGADWLHVDVMDGHFVPNLTFGPMITAALNKLWKKTLDVHLMISNPEKYLEAYRKSGADIISIHYEVIGPSPTLLDEIRRLGAKAGLAINPSTPLDVVDSLLGHFDLLLIMSVVPGFAGQKFIPEVSAKIKEAAAMKKRLGAKFLIEVDGGISKQNSAAISRSGAEVLVAGKGIFGERDYRVAVKRLKRS